GACGAAAGATTTTAGACGCCAATCCGGGCACCTTGGGCAGTCTGGGCTGCGCAATATCTGAGGCGGTGGAAAAGGCCGTTACTACCGGAGGGTATAAATATGTGTTAGGCTCGGTACTGAATCAGGTGCTGCTTCACCAGTCCGTCATAGGTCTGGAAAGCGAGAAGGCAATGGAAATACTGGGAGAATATCCCGATATTGTTATTGGCTGCGCCGGCGGCGGCTCCAATCTGGGCGGCCTGATTGCGCCGTTTATAAGAGATAAAATTACTGGCAAGGCGGATCCGCGGTTAGTGGCGGTAGAGCCGGTTTCTTGTCCTTCTCTGACAAGGGGAAGGTTTGTATATGATTATTGTGATACCGGGAAAATTACACCCATGGCTAAAATGTACACTCTCGGCTGCACCTTCGCACCGTCGCCAATTCATGCCGGCGGGTTAAGATATCATGGCATGTCGCCGGCTCTTTCCAAGCTGTATCATGATGGGTATATGGAAGCAGTTGCGGTAGGACAGACCAAGGTATTTGAAGCGGCTACCTTCTTTGCCAAATACGAAGGTATTCTGCCGGCTCCCGAATCGGCTCATGCTATTCGTGCCGCGATAGATGAAGCCTTAAAATGCAAAGAATCAGGGGAAGCAAAAACCATTCTCTTTGGCTTAACCGGAACCGGGTATTTTGATATGACGGCCTATAATTCTTTTCAGGAGGGCTCTATGAGCGACTACATTCCGACCGATGAGGAGCTTGAAAAGGGCTTTGCGGAACTTCCTACAATACCGGGAATTCAGGAATAGTCGCCTCATAAGCTACTGTAAGCTTAATCGCCGGTTAAGTTGCCCGCTGGTATTCAGTGGGCTCTTCCAATAGTACAGTATCCCCATGTACTCTCTCATGGCTATTACTTAATTTTTTCGCGAAACTATCGATATAATAAGTAGTATAGTTATGGATGGAGCGGGACTATGGCGATTGATCAAAATGGGTTAAATAGTTTGCTGGCTGCATTTACGCCTTACAACAATATGACGGCCTTGCGGGAACAGCGCGCAAATCTCTTGCGGAGGCTGCAGCAAAGCACGGAAGTTGGTAAACCGGATAATGTCTTGCACCAAGAAGGCGATAGAAAATCTGATCTCCGGCAACTGGCTGCTGTCGATCAGCAAATTGCTCAGACGATGTATGACGAGGTAGCCGGCCGGCTGGAGGAGGAAAGGCTTAAACGGGAGGCTGCGCTGGCCAGAAAAGAACGGGACAAGGAACGGGCCTTGGCCCGGCACGAGCGTTTCCTGGAAAATCGGAGTATGAGTAAACTTTTGTCCGCTGCCGGAAGGACTACTGCTGAACCGAGAGGGCTTTATAGCAATTCCCTCAGTAACGGACAAGGCGATAAAAGCTATACTTCAGATGTTGAACGCGATGTACAGGAATCGGTGCAGTACGGAATTGCAGCGGCGGAAGTGGCCTCGCGGCGGAAAAATGCAGAGTCCAAGGCGCAAGTTGAAGAAAGCGGCCAGAGACATCGAACTGTTCACAGGAAGAAAAATAAATCGGTCAATATAACGGTTTGAAAAGCTCATTTGTAGCTGGATGACTTGAAGTTAAAGAAAGGCTTCAGGTCATCTTTTCTTTTTTATAAAGCAAGCCGGAAACCGGAACTTTTATAGATCCATTTCTGCCCTAATAGTACGCTATGCATCTATTGAAGCAAGCTGTTTTCTGGAACCTCCATGGCTTTATTGACATAATATGTAGCAAAGCAAATATTGGAGGAATAACTATGCGGCCCTGTAAGCTTTGCCATCAGAAAGACTTTGGTGAGTGGTATGATGATTGTAATGTCGAAGATAAACCATTGGTAAATCACGTTGTGGTTCTTGATCCCGGCCATGGCGGTGTGTATTCGGGAGCAATAAACTATGGTTTCCGGGAATCAGATATTAATCTGGCGGTCGCTCGTAAACTGCGCAAGAAGCTAAAACAGGCAGGCGCTACGGTGATTATGACCCGGACGAGAGACGTTAACCTGGCACCACCCGGCGCGAATCTTGACGCTGACCTCCAAGCCAGAGTGGATGTCGCCAAGCGGGCGCGAGCGGACATTTTCGTAAGTCTTCATGTCGATGATATACCAAATATCAATCTTACCGGTCCTGCCAGTTATTTCCCGAAAGAACGTTCCTTCAGCCTCGCCTGTGCCATTCAAACACATTTGACGGAGGAAATCTGCGCAGAGGGGCATGGAGTAAGCCCGGCCGACTTTTATGTGCTTGTCCATAATGAGATGCCGGCAGCCTTAATTGAAATGGGCTATCTGTCCAATCCGGCGGAAGCGTTGTGCCTTGTGGATAGCGCCTACCAAAATCTACTGGCTGAAGGGATTTTTAAGGGGATTGTCAGTTATTTTCTGTATGAATAAACGACTCAAATAAAAGAGGCTAATACTTTTTTAATATGAATTGGAGTAAGTATTCGATAAAGTAATACAGAACTCCAAGCTGTGGTTAGTGACTGTTTGATTCACTATGGCTTTATGTAGCTGACAGTTAAGGTTTAAGCGCATTGTTAAAAAGTGATTGACAGACTATTCAGAAGAGCTATATAATGAACACAAATGGTACGTACCACTAAAGGAGTTACTGAAGTGACCAGAGCGCACGTAGACAAATTGAGCCGGATTCCTCTTTATTGCCAGCTTATGGATATTTTGATCGAGGACATTCAGCAGAACATGAAAGAAGACGATCAAATACCATCGGAACGCGAAATATGTGAACAATATAACGTCAGCCGGTCCACCGTCCGGCAGGCTATGCAGGAAATGGAAAAGGACGGATATATTTATCGCGTTCATGGCAAGGGTACTTTTGTTGCGCCCTTAAAGTATAATCAGGATTTGTTAAAGTTTTACAGCTTTACCGAAGCGATGAAAAAACTGGGGAAGATTCCAGCTTCCAGGGTTTTGAAGTTTGAGGTGCTTTCCTGCGACCGGAACATCGCCCGCAAACTGGAGGCTGAGGAACACAGCAAAGTATATAAGTTTGTACGGTTGCGCTTGGCTGATGACAGGCCTATGATGTTGGAAACGACGTATCTTCCAGTCGGAAGATTTCCTGGATTAACGAAAGAAAAGCTGGAAAGTATGGCTATGTACGATATGTTCTCCCAGGAGTTCAGCACCAGCATCAGCTCAGCCAGGGAAGTCTTTCAGGCTGTTAGCATCAACGAAGAAGAAGCCCGGTATTTGCAAATTGACAAGGCGGTTCCCGGCCTTAAAATTGAACGCTATACCTATGAGCAGGACAACATAATCGAATATACGCGTAGTATAGCCAGAGGGGACAAATTTGAATATTGCATTACATTGAACAAGTAGCCGGCTTGCCGATGTAATGTTTTTTCAAACCAAACTGGTACGTACATCATTACCTATTTTACGATAATATATGACAAAACCAGGAGGAGGTGATGGACTGAGAAGTCGTTTTTTGATCGCGCTAACAAATTCATACTAACGAGAGGAGGTTCTGACAACGGTTTTGTCAGGTAGCAGGGAACCGGGAAGATGTGACAAGGGGGAGAGCCAGTGGGAACACCTAATATCTTGCTAACCCGGTGGTGCACGGGCAGGTGGGAGTGATGTGGGCCACTTCACTGGGAGCTAACTTGCCGGTAGCGGAGGATGAAATTGTCCAGGAACCGCTTCAGCAGAAATTGATGGCGGTTACCGCGTAAACATCCGGTGCGCAGATCCCGCTTTTTTACGGTGGAACATACGGTAAACGTTATCCATAAAGCCTCGGCAAATAAAAAGATATTTATTATTTCTTTTGTAGGAGTATTGTGAAATGAAAAAAATCATGATTGTTACCGGGCACGGACAATTTGCCACAGCATTGCAAAGTACTTTTGAACTATTGATGGGCCCTACGGATGTACTTCATTTTGTGGACTTTACCGCTACAGATACGGATAAATTCTTAAAAGAGTGTTTTGAGCGCATACTGGCGGCAAATGAGGACAGACAGGTTTTATTTGTGTGCGATATCCTGGGAGGGACTCCGTTTAAAGTTGCGGCGGAACTGGCCCTGCAGGCCGAGAACAGAGAAGTAGTGGCCGGTGTAAATATCGGCTCCATCATTGAGGCGATTTATCAGAATGAACAAATGCCGGTGCAAGCCTTGGCGGATGCCGTTGTCAGAGCAAGCAAGAAAGGGACGCTGAGATTTGAAAAGGTGATAATTTCCCAGCCCTGTTCCGTACATAGTAATGGAATTTAGCAAGCAAGGCCAGGATCGTATCAATGGGTTGCTCCGGTCAGCGATTCTCCATATTTACTGGTACGCACATCATGACAATACCGGGCCGGTTGTATAAGTAAAGACTAGGGAGCGTGATTATAGTGCCGAACATCTTATTAACCAGGATTGACAATCGTTTGATTCATGGTCAGGTTGGCATGACCTGGACGAACCATTTGGGAGCCAATTTGGTTGTAGTGGCCAATGACCAGGCTGCCATGGATGAAGTGCAGCAAAACCTTATGGATATGGCGGTGGCGGAAACCGTTGAAACCCGGTATTTTACCCTCCAGGAGACCATTGATAAAATTCATTATGCCGCCGAGGATCAACTGATTTTTCTGGTTGTCAAAACGCCGCAGGATGTATTGCGGCTTGTAGCAGGGCAGGTACCGATTAAAAAAGTTAACATTGGCAATATGCATTTTAGTGAGGGGAAAAAGCAAGTTTCCAGTACGGTATCGGTAGATGATGAGGATATACGGACCTTTCACAGGTTGCATGAATTAGGTGTGAAGTTGGAAATACGCCGCGTGCCTGATGAGAAGAGCCTCGATATTTTAAAATTTATATAGATAGCACAAAGCGGGAATGTCTCTCCAACACGAGAGAATGAATGATAAACAGAAAAATGAAAAGGGAGGATTATTATGTTTTCTGAAGCATTAATGATTGCCCTGTGGGCCTTCATTGCCGGTATTGACTTATTTGACGGACTGATCCATATTCACCGGCCTGTCGTTACCGGCCTGGTTGTAGGTTTAATCCTGGGTGATCTTAAAACCGGACTGATTACGGGGGCTACATTAGAGCTGGTCTGGATGGGAATGGTGCCGCTGGCGGGAGCCCAACCGCCCAATGTGGTAATCGGCGGAATCATTGGTACGGCTTTTGCCATTTTAACACAGCAGGACCCGAAAGTGGCCGTGGGCGTAGCCGTACCTTTTGCGGTAGCCGTACAGGGGGCAATCACTCTGATGTTCACTGTATTTTCCCCCATTATGCATAAAGCCGATCAATACGCTGAACAGGCGGATGCGGCGGGAATTGTCCGGATCAACTACCTGGGGATGTTGTTCCTGGGCCTGTTTTATGCCGTAATTGCCTTTCTTCCCATCTATTTTGGCGCTGATTTAGCCAAAAGCACGGTGGAAATGCTGCCCCAATGGTTTATCGGCGGCTTAGCCGTTGCCGGAGGCATGATGCCGGCCATTGGCTTTGCTATGCTGCTCAAGATTATGTACAAACAGGAATATGCAGTATTTCTGATAGCAGGGTTTATCCTGGCTACCTATCTCAAGCTTCCTTTGCTGGCTGTAGCCGGTATTGCCGTGTGTGTTGCCGGCTATGACTATTACAATAATAGAAATAACGCTGCCAGGACGGCAAAAAAGGAGGTCAGAAGCCATGGAATCTGAGATCACCCGCTATGAAGACGGCACCAATGAAAATGTCCTGACCAAGAAAGAGCTGCATAAAATGGTCTGGCGCTCCTTCTTTTTACAGGCATCCTTCAATTATGAAAGAATGCAGGCCTGTGGCTGGCTGTATGGTATGCTGCCTGCGTTGGAAAAAATTCATCGCAATAAGCAGGATCTGGCCAAATCTATGAAGCTCCATATGGAGTTTTTCAATACTCATCCGTTTTTGGTCACTTTCATTATGGGGATTGTGGCGGCAATGGAACAAAACAAAGAGGACCAGGAGACCATCCGGGGCATTAAAGTTGCCACCATGGGACCGCTGGGGGGGATCGGCGATGCCCTGTTCTGGCTGACCGCCTTACCGATTACTGCCGGTATTGGTGCGGCACTGGCTATGGATGGCAATATTCTGGGGCCTGTTATTTTTCTGGTACTGTTTAATATACTGCACTTTGGTTTGCGTTTCGGGTTAATGAATTACGGGTATAGCACCGGTGTTCGGGCGGTTCAATCGTTAAAGGAAAATACAAAGCTGGTTTCCCGGGCATCTACGATTGTCGGTCTGACAGTGGTTGGGGCCCTGATTGCCTCCTATATCAATTTAAAGCTGCCCGTAATTATTACCGCCGGTGAAGCGAAGGTGGCGTTGCAAAGCGATGTATTAGACAAGGTTCTTCCCAATATGCTGCCGTTTGCCTATACTGTCCTGATGTACTATTTGCTGAAGAAAAACTTTTCACCGGTTAAACTGATTGCCTTGACGGTGTGTATCGGGTTGGCCGGCAAAATATGCGGCGTCCTGTAAACTGTTTGACTGGAAGGAGCCGCTCTGAAGGCTGCTCCTTCCAGATTTCAGGC
This is a stretch of genomic DNA from Propionispora hippei DSM 15287. It encodes these proteins:
- a CDS encoding TrpB-like pyridoxal phosphate-dependent enzyme; amino-acid sequence: MAKKIPHRLYLTEEQMPTQWYNLRADMKEKPEPMLNPATGKPVEPQDLYPVFCEKLAHQELDDTTRFIDIPEEILEMYKNYRPSPLCRAYSLEKALGTPARIYFKFEGNNTSGSHKLNSAIAQAYYAKEQGLNGLTTETGAGQWGTALSEACCYFGMPLTVYMVKASYEQKPFRKSIMETFGASVISSPSHTTEAGRKILDANPGTLGSLGCAISEAVEKAVTTGGYKYVLGSVLNQVLLHQSVIGLESEKAMEILGEYPDIVIGCAGGGSNLGGLIAPFIRDKITGKADPRLVAVEPVSCPSLTRGRFVYDYCDTGKITPMAKMYTLGCTFAPSPIHAGGLRYHGMSPALSKLYHDGYMEAVAVGQTKVFEAATFFAKYEGILPAPESAHAIRAAIDEALKCKESGEAKTILFGLTGTGYFDMTAYNSFQEGSMSDYIPTDEELEKGFAELPTIPGIQE
- a CDS encoding N-acetylmuramoyl-L-alanine amidase family protein yields the protein MRPCKLCHQKDFGEWYDDCNVEDKPLVNHVVVLDPGHGGVYSGAINYGFRESDINLAVARKLRKKLKQAGATVIMTRTRDVNLAPPGANLDADLQARVDVAKRARADIFVSLHVDDIPNINLTGPASYFPKERSFSLACAIQTHLTEEICAEGHGVSPADFYVLVHNEMPAALIEMGYLSNPAEALCLVDSAYQNLLAEGIFKGIVSYFLYE
- a CDS encoding GntR family transcriptional regulator, which codes for MTRAHVDKLSRIPLYCQLMDILIEDIQQNMKEDDQIPSEREICEQYNVSRSTVRQAMQEMEKDGYIYRVHGKGTFVAPLKYNQDLLKFYSFTEAMKKLGKIPASRVLKFEVLSCDRNIARKLEAEEHSKVYKFVRLRLADDRPMMLETTYLPVGRFPGLTKEKLESMAMYDMFSQEFSTSISSAREVFQAVSINEEEARYLQIDKAVPGLKIERYTYEQDNIIEYTRSIARGDKFEYCITLNK
- a CDS encoding PTS sugar transporter subunit IIA; translation: MKKIMIVTGHGQFATALQSTFELLMGPTDVLHFVDFTATDTDKFLKECFERILAANEDRQVLFVCDILGGTPFKVAAELALQAENREVVAGVNIGSIIEAIYQNEQMPVQALADAVVRASKKGTLRFEKVIISQPCSVHSNGI
- the agaV gene encoding PTS N-acetylgalactosamine transporter subunit IIB, which encodes MPNILLTRIDNRLIHGQVGMTWTNHLGANLVVVANDQAAMDEVQQNLMDMAVAETVETRYFTLQETIDKIHYAAEDQLIFLVVKTPQDVLRLVAGQVPIKKVNIGNMHFSEGKKQVSSTVSVDDEDIRTFHRLHELGVKLEIRRVPDEKSLDILKFI
- the agaW gene encoding PTS N-acetylgalactosamine transporter subunit IIC: MFSEALMIALWAFIAGIDLFDGLIHIHRPVVTGLVVGLILGDLKTGLITGATLELVWMGMVPLAGAQPPNVVIGGIIGTAFAILTQQDPKVAVGVAVPFAVAVQGAITLMFTVFSPIMHKADQYAEQADAAGIVRINYLGMLFLGLFYAVIAFLPIYFGADLAKSTVEMLPQWFIGGLAVAGGMMPAIGFAMLLKIMYKQEYAVFLIAGFILATYLKLPLLAVAGIAVCVAGYDYYNNRNNAARTAKKEVRSHGI
- a CDS encoding PTS system mannose/fructose/sorbose family transporter subunit IID, which translates into the protein MESEITRYEDGTNENVLTKKELHKMVWRSFFLQASFNYERMQACGWLYGMLPALEKIHRNKQDLAKSMKLHMEFFNTHPFLVTFIMGIVAAMEQNKEDQETIRGIKVATMGPLGGIGDALFWLTALPITAGIGAALAMDGNILGPVIFLVLFNILHFGLRFGLMNYGYSTGVRAVQSLKENTKLVSRASTIVGLTVVGALIASYINLKLPVIITAGEAKVALQSDVLDKVLPNMLPFAYTVLMYYLLKKNFSPVKLIALTVCIGLAGKICGVL